TGCACGAACCCTTATAAGGTGCCTTGATGTCACTCCTCATAAAATCCCCAATGTTTACAATCAGACGTGTTGAAGCATCTGCAATAACTACAATCTGTGATGTCAAAGGTAACTAACGCACGAACCCTTATAAGGTGCCTTGATGTCACTACTCACAAAATCCCCAATGTTTAAAATCAGACGTGTTGAAGCATCTGCAATAACTACAAATGAAAAGGTAAAGAGGCAATAGTGCATACCCTGATGAGACTTGACTGTTGTGTTTGTTCTCCGGGTCGAAGCAAGGAGCACCATAGCCTTCGAGGTAGAGTCGCTCATGGTGCATACAGATGTTTTCAAATGTTCGACCGATGCGAGAAACGAGGGCCTTTGCAGTGCCATAAGCCAGAGAAGTGAAGTCACTGATAGACTCATCAAATGTGTCTGAGGTCATGTGGCACAAGGAACGTGTCATGATACCTACGGAACATCGGGTCACAATGTCCTGCAAGGAAGCACAAACCAACTGTATTTCACAGAACCAATGTGACTGACACAAGTGGGCAGCTAGTCATTTAATTCTGTGTTCTTCTCACCACTTTGTTTCCGTACAACCAAGAACAAGCAACATTTCTTACCGCATTTAAATTATGCGCATGTGTTCGCTGATGATAAATGTAGATGCATTTCCGTCATCCTAAATGCAGTTTTAACGCCACATGTATGCTGTATACACTTAAGGCTGCATTTTGAGCAAGGGCCCAAGTGAAATCTAGTGAATCGCGATCACTTCATGGCATGGTTCACACAAACATTGAACGCGAAGCGCATTACAATTAAATATCAGGGAGGACCCTACACAGCAGTACTAAACGAACTACACTGCGGTAAACTGCTAACGGCTAGCCTTGCAGCAGAACGTAAACACGGGGGTAGGCGCAATCAGTGCGATACTGTAGGCGTGCTGCCAACTCACATCAATCCTCTTGGCTCGATCCTGGTATTTCTTCGAGTTAAGAATGAAAGCGAAGGAGCTGCGTCTCGGCGGTGCGTCACTAGAAGAGTCCTGCTTGCTCTTGATCGCACCGACGCACACTTTGCACAGTAGCTCCCCTTCTTCTAGCTCCACGATGTCGCGGCACGATTCGGCTAATTGACTCGTCACCTTTATCTGACCATCCAGCGGTTGATCACCATTATGTTGAAGAAGCCGATCGAGGCATCCTTGTTTGTGTCGCTCAGCGTACAGATAGAACCTCCGATGGTGGAAGCAGACGGTCTGCACATCGTCGGTGCCGAGGCGAGAGGTTATTGCTGTCTGCTCGACTGCAGGCAAGTCGCAGAAGCTTTTTATGCCCCTCTCAGCCGTCAAGATAGTCTGGTGACACTCGCTGTTAGTAACGAGGCCCACGGTGCACCACGAGTCAGGATCATCCTTGTCGATGTCGAAGACACGAGAAACGATTGTGGGCGTCGCCATCTTGGCAGCCGAAGTTTCGTCCGTTTCGCGACGCGACCCCTCCGAAGCGTTGGCAGCACTGGCGTCGCCTGGAGGAGGAGAACGAGGAGAGGTTTCCTCCTCGACCGCTGCTTGTTTGTCGGTGCTAGGAGAACATGGCGACTCGGGGGTTCCGTCGGCGCCGTCGGTTTCTGGCATTTCTTCTTGGCTGCCTTCTTCTGCCGTTTGTCGATGCGCTGTTCGTCCAGCCGTAAAACGTGCCGCTCTTGCAAGTTTTTGAGCCTTGGTCATAAAGCTCGACTTCCTCCGCCCCATAGCCGGTTATAATCTGTTCGAAAGGCTGCGATTACGAAGTTCACAGCTCGCGCCAAAAACCATAGGGCTCTCTGCACGGCGTGCGAGTTGCTGCGCCGCACGTTAGGCGCGGATGGATACAATAGGGATACACATCCTGACGCGTTGCCTCAatactcctttctttttcttttctttgacgTGCTATGATGCGTCGACAACAGTGACGTTGGCTTCGTTGTTTGAAGCTTGCTTTTAGTGACAGACAATCGCCCACTGCGGACTTCTTTTGAGATCGGAGGACGTAAGTGCTTAGGCAGAACCGAGGGCGGCGGAGGAAGTGGGCGCATTACTACACTGCGCTAGAATAATGTTCGAAGTTGTTCTAGCTCATTATAGTATTAACATTGGCGGAGCCAGGGGGGAGGGGTCGAAACCCCTCCGAAATTTACTGAGAAATCCCTTCCCTTTACCACGGAACAGGAAGTTTCAGGACGCGGGCTCAAAAAGAGCAACATGGACAAAAGAAAGGTTGAATGTGAAAGCAAATCCAGGGCTAGTGGTGCCTCGTAGGGAGGTGGAGTGTGGGTGACATAAGGGCGATCCCCTCTCCATGCACACGCACAATGTCTTCGCAAAAGCGCCAAGAACAAATAGACAAAAGGTGCAGCTTCCTACACGTCCGCGACTGATTGTGGAAAAAGCGACTTCATTTGTgcttgtcgaaaaaaaaagaattttgctgGCTGCCACTGGCGATGGCTGACACCTGGGTACTCCGGAACCGCCGGGTAACAGGGAGGGGTTCAAGCTCTCCCCTCTCTGTCTTCCATCCCAGCACCCCCTTGCCTGTCATGACCCCGTATACCGCTTGTTGCCGGCACGTCGAATAAACAAAACTTTGGTAATCAGTTCATCTGTCCCCGTGTCTCGCGTTATCCGCCCCTTCTCTCTTATGATACCGGCGGGTCAAAGGCCGAAAGCGGCGTTTGATCTGCCTTCACGCATCTCGGAGACCAAATTTGGCAAAGACCCCATATGCGGAGCTGCCCAGCTTGAAGCCCAAGTTTTTCAATGAGCAGCACCTGTCATTTTCTTATACTTTTTCTAAAACAACTTTCTTTTGGCTGTGTCTGGAGTGTCTACAACACGTGAGGCACGGTTGCAGGGGTAGCGCTAACCTGAGACACAAACAAGTAACGAGCCGAGCATTGTGCAACCACCACACCGCACGCAACTCCACAAAGCCCGCTTGAGTATAATACTTGTATGAAAAGTGTCTGAAGCGCCGAATCTGGCATGTACCGCTGACAAGGCGTGCAAACAACTAAAGTAGACGTGTAGAATGAAAGTATCCGTTTGCTTGGCGCAGTATGTAGCATCACTTCCTTCACACTGTTTCGTGATTGCGAACACATACTATACACATATGCGCAACGTGTGCGCCGTGAAGCACAGTGCCTATAAACCGTTTTATTGAGGGAGCCGCCGATGATGATtagaaggatgatgatgatgatttgtcgTCATCGCTTTGCAACGGGGCGGttatagtcacctagcctgcttgagttactcaggtatgccaCACATGTTTTTCATTCAAACATTTTTGTATACATTTCTTTAACCTTTTTTTCTCTTCAACACTTCTCTATCCTTCTTGTACCGCTACCTACGcatgtaacggatccggtcgtatcaatcctTGATGGAACGTGGTTATAACAGCGCCTTTTGAGGACGGGACACAGAAATCAACTAGCCCATCTAAGTCTGTTGATCGTATCAATCCCAACCctgcttttttttcaccaatactctaataAATGTCTCttgtttatctcgactgctgaccggttgatgcctCCGTCTACTTTAAATCCATGCGCTTGTGGAAGGTGTACGTTAACTCCGCGTCTCACTATATTCCGTTCTAGAGTTACTACATATGACTCCCGCTGCGGGAGCCATATGAACTAACTCTACTCCGTTCCGTATATGGCAGTCAACGctatggaagctacgcaagaaggtcgGTCCCGAAAAGTTATCACTCCACGCGTTCCGTCTATGATTCGCTTtgcgccaacagcgttcgctcgcgcgtgcatgcacgtgaggctcctcccgacgggttgcaaataaaaagcccgaaaagaacaacaaaaataaaaatggtcTAAAGCAACGCATTAGCACCCGCAGACCACAGTGTGCTTGTTTCGAAGTATTAAGACTTGTTTCATTCAACACTAAGCCTGTATAAGAACAGCTGCGCAcaattgcggtaaaaaaaaaaaaaacatcgaactatatccaagaGCGAACGAAGTCACTGCAAGAAGTCTccctagcctccacagcgttgcatgCTACGTATggccttcgcattccattaggacgtGCTGAGTGGTTTCCgggtttttgctgcagcatacgcaTGTCTCGGCTAGtttcgaatatttgctccggtatattCTTGTTCTTAGGCAACCAGCTGGAGCCCCAAAAGTCTAGACACTTATTTTCGTGTTATGACACAAATTTTGcattctaatttcttttttcattttcttgtaagCCTCCATGATTTTTTAGAGAGTATGCAGCTCCTAGGCGACCGTGCCTGAGGCGACCATcggcgtagccgagcgaacgagctgtactcgtcttcctttctgttgtgccgtcCCGTTGCGCTATATTTCGAGATGGTTCTCATCTCGAGCACagggaaggatgaaagagcgaacacggagcgcagagggggatgaaagacgcgaggaggaaggtatggcgaaaagtgagaaaagcgtagtgcggcgacgatgaatacgagatggcgccagagtagcgcgcgccgTCTCGGAAGTCTGTGCGGCGGTTGCTCTGAATctcgcccacgcgtcacccacgctctgcctctcgcgatctccagattagcgagccagctgcgccacacttcgctccatttgcaacgtgccgcgcgagtCAGTGAAAACACGTTTAGAGGTGCGCTCcagtttcgcattagggagtatcatattCGTCCGTGAATTTTTCGTCGGCAGAGTGCCTCGAtcggccagtcacgcggcaatttcGCATGTATTTGGCACGttcggaaaaacacatttatgtacgcggtacgtattgagcaacagaaagctgcatcgggattatttcatgttgctctacgattttctcattcacacttttcatctaattataatatctgagaagttgattaatttgcatatttttgtatcttggtgcatgatagttaggacaccctgtatatggctgctttgagtggcgctggctaatacgCCCAGGGCTAGATCCAGTACACATAATACGCAAGTTAATTAGTGGACAGATTATTAGCCGTCGACGTATCACGATTGGTAGCGCGCGCAACGCGCActtaatgcggaggttgtgggttcggctcccaccggcggcaagctatcttttcgtccactttcacaTTCCCTTTCTTTATTATTCTCTACATTTCGATTTCAACTACAGTAATTTCCGCGCtgctttccttggtttcattgtctgttctctttctttccttgtctGTTGACCTAATAGTCATTATTCACAAAAATAGAGCACCTCGGTTTCCCTTTACTCTCtggtctatctatctatctatctatctatctatctatctatctatctatctatctatctatctatctatctatctatctatctatctatctatctatctatctatctatctatctatctatctatctatctatctatctatctatctatctatctatctatctatctatctatctatctatctatctatctatctgtcatTGGTCTAGTTGGTCCTTGCTAAAATACACGTTTTTTGCCGCAAgtgaaaacacacacaaaaggaagacataTAGACGACGACACGGGCGTCACTTCCCACTGATTTATTTTGGGCGGTGACCCAAGAATATATATCtacatacacgcatgcgcaggTTATTCACGAACCTATGTCATCCAGCGGTCAAGCAGTCTCGTCTCCGATTTGTAAAGCAAAACATATGTATCGCTAATACAACTTGAACCCttctttttctatatatataaTACGCTTCCATTAGCTCACGTGCTGCTTGATTTCTGCTTCTACCAAGAATCTTGATCTAAAGAAATTGTGGCTTACAGAAGCAGGCCTTGCAATGCGCTggcaaatgtgccacgccatctttcattgTATTTCATTGTTTTGCCCATTATGTGTATTTCGCGCTCCATATGGTTCGTTCATTTATGCAGCGTCCAGTCTGTCCATTGTATGACTTGCTACACTCAAGGGGAATTTCGCACACCACCCCCGTGGCACATTTTTCTTAAGTTGCGCCGTGTTTCTTGCGACCGATAGGCAAGGCTGTGGCAATAGTGccggccgtgccacggccgaaacgttaaaccATTGAACATGCAATTTTCGTCAGTGTGCCGTTTCGGTTCacctacctatgcaccggacctacagaacctttccttgatatatatatatatatatatatatatatatatataaacgagaagaaagggggttaaccgagggacccgatatttattagtcatataatgagaagccaacaaacacggacaccaagtacaacataggggaaattgcatgtgcttaataaatgaaataaagtaatgataaattaatggaaattaaagtggatgaaaaaacaacttgccgcaggtgggaaccgaacccacaaccttcgcatgtcgcgtgcgatgctctaccaattgagctaccgcggcggcgtttccccatccactttcttgagtatttatgtgtactagtagaaccctgggagtgttagccagcgcccccactcacagaccttggcggcggacgtggaacgtcttttttgcagcaggcgtcacgagatcgtgatcttttcgggtgaaggcaactggtcaataaacccacatatgctacctgaaggcatcaatgttgccggattcgagaccctcgttatgtaataaactgTAATAAACTGTAATAAACTATGTAAATAATATtactcgaatccggcaacattgatgccttcaggtagcatatgtgggtttattgaccagttgccttcacccgaaaagatcacgttctcgtgacgcctgcggcaaaaaagacgttccacgtccgccgccaaggtctgtgagtgggggcgctggctaacactcccagggttctactagtacacataaatactcaagaaagtggatggggaaacgccgccgcggtagctcaattggtagagcatcgcacgcgacatgcgaaggttgtgggttcggttcccacctgcggcaagttgttttttcatccactttaatttccattaatttatcattactttatttcatttattaagcacatgcaatttcccctatgttgtacttggtgtccgtgtttgttggcttctcattatatgactaatatacatatatatatatatatatatatatatatatatatatatatatatatatatatatatatatatatagagagagagagagagagagagagagagagagaggagtcgTAGCGGCCGGCGGACAAACCCACCCGCAATAAATGTCTGGCGACACTGCGTTACAAAGGCAACAAGATATTCTATACATATGTAGTCTCGAGTTATGCCTATGTTGCAACAGATGCGGAATTCGTCGTTCGCAATCAAGTGCCACAGAATACGGCGTACTACTAGGTTCGATTCTGAGACCCATTTTATTTTTGGTTTATCTAAATCACTTCAATATTAACAGAGCAAGCCATTCAGTATGCAGATAACACAAACACATGCTTCGCAGGAGAAAACAGCCATAGTTTGGAAAGCCGCCTGGTTCACGCCTGGTTCACGAAACTACCTGCACGAATAAACGCAAACTGCAGCTGAACGTTCGTAAAACAAGGTAAATTGTTTTTCTACAGTCAGGAACAAAAAATATTTACACATAATTCAATCTGCATTATGGCGACAGTGCTCTAGAGCGCGTGTCGTTGCAGAAGTTTCTTGGAGTTGCCTTTGAAGAGAATTTTAGCTGGAATCTCAGGCCACGTCCATCCATCTCGACATCCTCAGGTCTCTTGTACAAATGTAAATGTTACCTGCCCTTGCGGCTTAACATAGCGCTATATTATTCCTTTATAGAGTCTCGTTTGCAGTATTGTCTCCTTGTACGATGTTCTACTTCACAGCCTAAACTTCATATATCACACTGGCTGGAGAAACATGAAATGCGGAGTATTTATGTGCTATAACAAACTGATCCCACTGCATTATTTTATTAGAGCTAAAGTACTATCCCTAATTCATCTGATACAACTTAAACTTGCCTTAACTGCTCATAAACAAGTTTGTTCTGACCATATAACATTTAACAGTCGGCTTGTAAAACTAGCCGTTTAGAACTTTAGGACATCACATTTTGTTACTTGTCGTAATCGATCGCAGTATAAACGACAAGAAAGGAggttgaccgaggggcccgatctttattagtcttatcataagaagccaacaaacactgccaccaaggacaaaataggggaaattacttgtgcttaatacatgaaataaagaaacgataaattcatggaaatgaaagtggatgaaaaaacaacttgccgcaggtggggaacgatatcCCACCTGCGATTCCACTTGCGAAGGTTGTGTCAATCCCCATCGGAGATGGACAGtatactataaataaataaataaataaataaataaataaataaataaataaatgaatgaatgaatgaatgaatgaatgaatgaatgaataaataaataaataaataaatgaacaaacaaataaataaataaaattgagaAATGCACAGCATTCGAGGCGCTCTTTAATAAGCATGTGTTTTTCGAAAACTTCTGCGACAACTTTCTGCCTATTCAAAAATATTCTTGCTCTCCTTGCCGTTTTTACGTGAAGCTTTAGTATCTATATGACGTTTTTAATAGCTCGTTTTATAAAGTTCACAGCATAATGTCAGCAGGCGACCCAACGCCGAGGACAATAAGCACGCTGGAAATGAAGCGGCTATATaccccggatggatggatggatgttatgagcgtcccctttggaacggggcggtgggttgcgccaccaagctcttgctactatactgcctaatattctacctaagttaaacaatgaaaaaagaaaaaaagaacactatgaactaccacgcccaaattttctgatcccctattgcgaactgtgcctttgtacgtctccgtcttttgtcgtttccctacttttcttccaccaatcctccagtcgcctcttactaatgtctattgcggacatgtttgctttaccactgctccctctgaacccaagggctccaaggaggccagtggtgcctaaatcgactgctgggtagacgtcttcacattctaataaaacatgctccgtagtttccctagctttaccacagcaagcacatgcttcttcttccttcttatatctcgctttataggtgcgtgttctaaggcatcctgatctcgcttcgaaaagtaatgagcttccctttgagttatcataaatggtttctttcctgatttcgttttttcctcttaagtagttactcatggcaggtttcttttccattgccgccacccatgagattaattcagcttctctgactttccgcttgacctttgttgttgtgttgtccaccctacaggccgcatacttgctggtaagcttcctagttcttttcctccactgtgaatcaatgtttttcctgtacagatacctgaatactctcccagcccatttactttcttccatattcctcagtcgttcttcatactcaattttactgcaagcttccctcacttcaaaactagtccagcctatatcaccctgcacagcttcatttgtagtctttccgtgagcgcccaatgcgaggcgacccactgacctttggttcccgtcgagtcctgattgtacccctgatttacaGCAAACAACCGCAACCCCAACGGCTGCGGAAACAGTCACCTCGCGGGCACTTCCAACAGTACGCGCGGGAGCattagcagacgacaaccctttgcagcaaggatggctgaagttcgcggctgcgatttctccaatgttcgggtgccaggctgctgcttctgcggtaacagctgtagggaagacgctgacctctgtgggagcggctATGAACACGATGTTAGTGGTGATTGGGACAAcgtggtccacatacgtgccaggtgtgtgccgcagacaaacgccatgaaccccatttacttgaagtggagctcatgttaagTAGCCGATAAATTTTTTTGAGTGATGCGATCTatcgatcgttttttttttctaattctacccttgccgtaatgctgcttctgtacctcaataagaAGCACctgtcgttagtgcagacttatatctaacaaatccgcacggtgcgatgtctgcatatgccgttgtgaatTTTCTGCCGATGAATGCGATGAATACATTATTGtgtaactaagaacaagaggtcccgctgcagtttctaactgtgggacctctttctgtataacttctactgcatatatgtaccactaatgaatgaagcaattAACTTGAATTTGAACTTgaacatcgccgaataagtgcagtcgaagtcgcctcaagaagagtaattgcgaattcattgatggaaacgcgtacactagcaaacgaagtcaccaaacgcaggtgttaataaaagcgcgtgttagtgctgcagtaaaacacgttgtggggctagttgctgtaccgccgatgcaattctgctgcacaCGCAGATGAACTGCCGTTTctactgcagtttctgcaattttaaattcccaagggagctgcttggaaacgtagaAAGCTAAAGTCTGACTAACATATCAGTATTTTTTTctatattactagagagaggtgccacatgatatatttaaaggcagagcagcgccagtcaaagtagacgAGCGCtagcggcaaggccgggtttagtcctctgcggcgtaagcataataagaaagaattcagttgagtacaaaatccacatgcaagaagg
This Dermacentor albipictus isolate Rhodes 1998 colony chromosome 1, USDA_Dalb.pri_finalv2, whole genome shotgun sequence DNA region includes the following protein-coding sequences:
- the LOC135904431 gene encoding uncharacterized protein isoform X7 — protein: MGRRKSSFMTKAQKLARAARFTAGRTAHRQTAEEGSQEEMPETDGADGTPESPCSPSTDKQAAVEEETSPRSPPPGDASAANASEGSRRETDETSAAKMATPTIVSRVFDIDKDDPDSWCTVGLVTNSECHQTILTAERGIKSFCDLPAVEQTAITSRLGTDDVQTVCFHHRRFYLYAERHKQGCLDRLLQHNGDQPLDGQIKVTSQLAESCRDIVELEEGELLCKVCVGAIKSKQDSSSDAPPRRSSFAFILNSKKYQDRAKRIDDIVTRCSVGIMTRSLCHMTSDTFDESISDFTSLAYGTAKALVSRIGRTFENICMHHERLYLEGYGAPCFDPENKHNSQVSSGQKWLVPRRFALVCRGRYPLRPGRTVCMKCLRAIRSKYPDIDAFYKEDEKEIQLKLAQLAESKPEDTKSDQLDVHTQSDGENSSQKDDSNTRDGWKLDRLGRRRRNITTTERQLRNLRVENPEFSDVLSSLDVQSQHREKRRVTKKVKSFDAANYKARPQRHYNARGIHIKSNKDACDCLQDDCPGCHFPCPKCGSQKCGDECRCNRNYVYEQIEVEGHPDVIFMNSLLA